The Leifsonia williamsii genome includes a region encoding these proteins:
- a CDS encoding endonuclease/exonuclease/phosphatase family protein, protein MRIVSYNLRKHAAGHELADIASTYDVDALCLQECDYEALPERLHHMVLADATRGNRLGLAVYIREDRYEILHTQVFAVHKSLHDRVLAPAHERLLAVHVRDRDTGENVLIGSFHAAPLTASNSLRRKQIAAAHEGMRSLAPDTPAIMVGDFNYPWFIHGLERRLTTSGYTLKRSTEPTYLRYRFFSGYFDFVTSTGFDIERVDVLPAGASDHRAISLDARLAA, encoded by the coding sequence CTGAGGATCGTCAGTTACAACCTCCGCAAGCACGCGGCGGGCCACGAGCTCGCCGACATCGCCTCGACGTACGACGTGGACGCCCTCTGCCTGCAGGAGTGCGATTACGAGGCGCTGCCGGAGCGACTGCATCACATGGTCCTCGCCGACGCCACCCGCGGAAACCGGCTCGGCCTCGCGGTGTACATCCGCGAGGACCGCTACGAGATCCTCCACACCCAGGTCTTCGCCGTCCACAAGTCCCTCCACGACCGCGTGCTCGCCCCCGCCCACGAGCGGCTGCTCGCGGTGCACGTGCGCGACCGCGACACCGGCGAGAACGTGCTGATCGGCTCCTTCCACGCGGCGCCGCTCACGGCCTCGAACTCGCTCCGGCGCAAGCAGATCGCCGCCGCCCACGAGGGGATGCGCTCCCTCGCCCCCGACACCCCCGCGATCATGGTGGGCGACTTCAACTACCCGTGGTTCATCCACGGCCTGGAGCGCCGCCTCACCACCTCGGGCTACACCCTCAAGCGCAGCACCGAGCCGACCTACCTGCGGTACCGGTTCTTCAGCGGCTACTTCGACTTCGTCACCTCGACCGGCTTCGACATCGAGCGGGTGGACGTGCTCCCCGCCGGCGCCTCCGACCACCGCGCCATCAGCCTGGACGCGCGGCTGGCGGCGTAG
- the ligD gene encoding non-homologous end-joining DNA ligase yields the protein MASDAVVLTIPGPHGDRELRLSSPGRVLWPELGITKLDLANYLIAVGEPFVRANGDRPVSLQRFPDGIDGEQFFSKNPPRGAPDFIRSVPVVYPSARSHPQLVIDEPAAAVWAAQMNTVVFHPWPSRAENSDNPDQLRIDLDPQPGTGFADAVPAAIELRAVLREAGLEPFIKTSGNRGLHVFAPIEPTHEFLDVRHAVIAAARELERRMPDQVTTAWWKEERGERVFVDFNQANRDRTMAGAYSPRALAHASVSTPITWDELPEVDPAAFTVQTIPERLATTGDPWERFDENPGRIDELLSWWARDLEAGLGELPFPPDYPKMPGEPPRVQPSRAKKE from the coding sequence ATGGCCTCCGACGCAGTCGTCCTCACCATCCCCGGTCCGCACGGCGATCGCGAGCTGCGCCTCTCCAGCCCCGGCCGCGTGCTGTGGCCCGAGCTGGGCATCACCAAGCTCGACCTCGCGAACTACCTGATCGCGGTGGGGGAGCCGTTCGTCCGCGCCAACGGCGACCGGCCGGTGTCGCTGCAGCGGTTCCCGGACGGCATCGACGGCGAGCAGTTCTTCTCCAAGAACCCGCCGCGTGGCGCTCCCGACTTCATCCGGTCCGTGCCGGTCGTGTATCCGAGCGCGCGGTCGCACCCCCAACTGGTCATCGACGAGCCGGCGGCGGCCGTGTGGGCGGCGCAGATGAACACGGTCGTCTTCCACCCGTGGCCGTCGCGCGCCGAGAACTCGGACAACCCCGACCAGCTCCGCATCGACCTCGACCCGCAGCCGGGCACCGGGTTCGCCGACGCCGTCCCCGCCGCCATCGAGCTGCGGGCCGTGCTGCGGGAGGCCGGGCTCGAGCCCTTCATCAAGACCTCCGGCAACCGCGGCCTCCACGTGTTCGCACCGATCGAGCCGACGCACGAGTTCCTCGACGTCCGCCACGCGGTCATCGCGGCCGCCCGCGAGCTCGAGCGCCGGATGCCCGATCAGGTGACGACCGCGTGGTGGAAGGAGGAGCGCGGCGAGCGCGTCTTCGTCGACTTCAACCAGGCGAATCGCGACCGCACCATGGCGGGCGCCTACAGCCCGCGCGCGCTCGCCCACGCCTCCGTGTCGACGCCGATCACCTGGGACGAGCTCCCGGAGGTCGACCCGGCCGCCTTCACGGTACAGACCATCCCGGAGCGCCTGGCGACGACCGGCGACCCCTGGGAGCGCTTCGACGAGAACCCCGGCCGCATCGACGAGCTGCTGTCCTGGTGGGCCCGCGACCTGGAGGCCGGACTCGGCGAGCTGCCGTTCCCTCCCGACTACCCCAAGATGCCGGGCGAGCCTCCCCGCGTCCAGCCGAGCCGCGCGAAGAAGGAGTAG
- a CDS encoding ATP-dependent DNA ligase translates to MRPTPYSPIAPMLAKAVPAVPEPDSVAGGLSYEPKWDGFRAIVYAEPGEDGGVGPVEIGSRGSKMLTRYFPDLVEAFRRILPGPCVLDGEIVVPSGEPGGQRLDWEALSQRIHPAASRVKLLAEQTPATFVAFDLLAIGDESYVDRPFAERRAALEEFAGDLPAPIQLTRTTTDVDLARRWLVEFEGAGLDGVVAKPLSGAYAPNKRTMLKIKHHRTADVVALGYRIHTSGRGVGSLLVGLYGDDGELRNVGGVSAFTDKTRLALIDELDPLVERDASGNAVTGETDRSRFSSGKDVSFVRLRPERVLEVRYDQMEGMRFRHTAQFERWRPDRDARSCTFEQLDRPIAYDLGDVLT, encoded by the coding sequence ATGCGCCCGACCCCGTACTCCCCCATCGCCCCGATGCTTGCCAAGGCCGTTCCCGCGGTGCCGGAGCCGGACAGCGTCGCCGGCGGGCTCAGCTACGAGCCCAAGTGGGACGGGTTCCGCGCGATCGTCTATGCCGAGCCCGGCGAGGATGGCGGAGTCGGCCCGGTCGAGATCGGCAGCCGCGGGTCGAAGATGCTGACGCGGTACTTCCCGGACCTCGTGGAGGCGTTCCGCCGGATCCTCCCCGGGCCGTGCGTGCTCGACGGCGAGATCGTCGTCCCGAGCGGGGAGCCAGGCGGGCAGCGGCTCGACTGGGAGGCGCTCTCGCAGCGCATCCATCCCGCCGCCAGCCGGGTGAAACTCCTCGCCGAGCAAACCCCGGCGACGTTCGTCGCGTTCGACCTGCTCGCGATCGGCGACGAGTCGTACGTCGACCGGCCGTTCGCCGAGCGGCGGGCCGCACTGGAGGAGTTCGCCGGCGACCTCCCCGCCCCTATCCAGCTCACACGGACGACGACCGACGTCGACCTCGCCCGGCGCTGGCTGGTCGAGTTCGAGGGTGCGGGACTGGACGGTGTCGTCGCGAAGCCGCTCTCGGGCGCGTACGCGCCGAACAAGCGCACGATGCTCAAGATCAAGCACCACCGCACGGCCGACGTCGTCGCGCTCGGCTACCGCATCCACACCAGCGGACGCGGCGTCGGGTCGCTGCTCGTCGGCCTGTACGGCGACGACGGCGAGCTGCGCAACGTCGGCGGCGTCTCCGCCTTCACGGACAAGACCCGGCTCGCCCTCATCGACGAGCTCGACCCGCTGGTGGAGCGCGACGCCTCCGGCAACGCGGTCACCGGCGAGACCGACCGCAGCCGCTTCTCCTCCGGCAAGGACGTCTCGTTCGTGCGGCTCCGCCCGGAGCGGGTCCTGGAGGTGCGCTACGACCAGATGGAGGGAATGCGCTTCCGCCACACCGCCCAGTTCGAACGCTGGCGCCCCGACCGCGACGCCCGCTCCTGCACCTTCGAACAGCTCGACCGCCCGATCGCCTACGACCTGGGCGACGTGCTGACCTGA
- a CDS encoding SIP domain-containing protein translates to MYRPDHATHTSDTAHHDDRVQFVVVGDESSLTELEAELALLPLCARGRVFVEVEDDTQIVPLAAPIRMTVTWLARAARSGRPGTGERCPRGEAATRALRAWSAEMLCDGPGATRAILTGGAALVAEVRDHLVDTVGMAPEAVVARAAAA, encoded by the coding sequence ATGTACCGACCCGATCACGCCACCCACACTTCGGACACCGCGCACCACGACGACCGCGTGCAGTTCGTCGTCGTCGGCGACGAGTCCTCGCTGACCGAGCTGGAGGCGGAGCTGGCCCTGCTGCCGCTCTGCGCCCGCGGCCGCGTCTTCGTGGAGGTCGAGGACGACACCCAGATCGTCCCGCTCGCGGCCCCCATCCGGATGACCGTCACCTGGCTGGCCAGGGCGGCCCGCTCCGGTCGTCCGGGAACGGGGGAGCGCTGCCCGCGAGGCGAGGCCGCGACCCGCGCCCTCCGCGCCTGGTCCGCCGAGATGCTGTGCGACGGCCCCGGCGCCACCCGCGCGATCCTCACCGGAGGCGCCGCCCTCGTCGCCGAGGTCCGCGACCACCTGGTCGACACTGTCGGCATGGCGCCGGAGGCGGTCGTCGCCCGCGCCGCCGCGGCGTGA
- a CDS encoding SDR family NAD(P)-dependent oxidoreductase encodes MTDAERRTIVITGASSGIGAVAAARLAEAGDEIAVVGRNPERTREVAERVGGTAFLADFERLDDVRRLAEALLQRYERIDVLANNAGGLYSTRELTVDGHERTIQSNHLAPFLLTRLLLPRLQQTAAEGRDVRVVSTASLANRFGHLRLDDLDWERRPWLGGWRAYGTAKLATILFIAELAERLTGTGITAYSFHPGTIATNFGSTSPLIRFGNAVTRGSYGIPVEVGAAPLLLLAGAAPVGAPSGTYFDRLHANGRTAAQARDAQLGRDLWSATELLTADAVRG; translated from the coding sequence ATGACCGACGCGGAGCGCCGCACGATCGTCATCACGGGTGCGAGCTCGGGGATCGGCGCCGTTGCCGCGGCACGGCTGGCCGAGGCGGGCGACGAGATCGCCGTCGTCGGGCGCAACCCCGAGCGCACCAGGGAGGTGGCGGAGCGCGTCGGCGGTACCGCGTTCCTCGCCGACTTCGAGCGGCTGGACGACGTCCGCCGGCTCGCCGAGGCCCTCCTCCAGCGTTACGAGCGCATCGATGTGCTGGCCAACAACGCGGGCGGTCTGTACAGCACGCGGGAGCTGACGGTCGACGGGCACGAGCGCACCATCCAGTCGAACCATCTCGCGCCGTTCCTCCTGACCCGGCTGCTGCTGCCGCGCCTGCAGCAGACGGCGGCCGAGGGCAGAGACGTGCGCGTCGTCTCCACCGCGAGCCTGGCGAACCGCTTCGGCCACCTCCGCCTCGACGACCTCGACTGGGAGCGCCGCCCGTGGCTGGGCGGCTGGCGCGCGTACGGCACCGCGAAGCTCGCGACCATCCTCTTCATCGCGGAGCTCGCCGAGCGTCTCACGGGCACGGGCATCACCGCATACTCGTTCCACCCCGGCACGATCGCGACGAACTTCGGCTCGACCTCGCCACTCATCCGCTTCGGCAACGCCGTGACCCGCGGCTCCTACGGCATCCCGGTGGAGGTGGGCGCCGCCCCGCTCCTCCTCCTCGCCGGCGCGGCCCCGGTCGGTGCACCGAGCGGCACCTACTTCGACCGCCTCCACGCGAACGGCCGCACCGCCGCCCAGGCGAGGGACGCCCAGCTCGGCCGCGACCTGTGGTCGGCGACGGAACTGCTGACGGCGGACGCGGTGCGGGGGTGA
- a CDS encoding Fe-S oxidoreductase codes for MSGPLGRLLLDSPISRLGYLYATAVGFTWGFLWSTGRVERRGGLFVFRGMPKRTFGRGGSCVGGCYLTDHNVSDAILEHEAVHKRQWQRYGMLFPLLYLLSGRDPLRNRFEIEAGLEKGGYR; via the coding sequence GTGAGCGGGCCTCTCGGCCGGCTCCTGCTGGACTCCCCGATCAGCAGGCTCGGCTACCTGTACGCCACCGCTGTCGGCTTCACCTGGGGCTTCCTCTGGAGCACCGGGCGGGTCGAGCGGCGCGGAGGGCTGTTCGTCTTCCGCGGGATGCCGAAGCGCACCTTCGGCCGCGGCGGATCGTGCGTCGGCGGGTGCTACCTCACCGACCACAACGTGAGCGACGCCATCTTGGAGCACGAAGCGGTCCACAAGCGGCAGTGGCAGCGGTACGGGATGCTGTTCCCGCTGCTCTACCTGCTCTCCGGGCGTGATCCGCTGCGCAATCGATTCGAGATCGAGGCCGGCCTCGAGAAGGGCGGATACCGATGA
- a CDS encoding dihydrolipoyl dehydrogenase family protein produces the protein MTTTEYDVIVIGAGAVGENVADRAAQGGMRTVIVEAELVGGECSYWACMPSKTLLRSGALLRAAQRVGGTREAVTGQLDVAAVFRRRDYMTNDWNDDGQVEWLNGAGIDLVRGRGVITAPREVTVTADDGSVTVLTAKHAVAVCTGSAPLLPDIPGLRESEPWGSREATSAERAPESLTILGGGVVATEMATAYAGFGTQVHLVARSGLLGGEEPFAGELVAESLRELGASLHLDSGVEAVARTEESHFRVTLSDGQELVTEQFLVATGRVPHTIDLGLEAFGLEGGAWLDVDDSMRVLGADGEPVDGGWLYGVGDVNHRALLTHQGKYQARAAGDAIAARAKGHEVSLEPWGAFVATADHQAVPQVTFTDPEVASVGLTAARAEKAGYRIRVVDYEIGSVSGAYVVADNYKGTARMVVDEDRGVVLGATFVGQDVAELLHSATVAVVGEVPLTRLWHAVPSYPTVSEVWLRLLETYGRPEK, from the coding sequence ATGACCACCACCGAGTACGACGTCATCGTGATCGGCGCAGGAGCGGTCGGCGAGAACGTCGCCGACCGGGCAGCGCAGGGCGGGATGCGCACGGTCATCGTCGAGGCCGAGCTGGTCGGAGGCGAGTGCTCGTACTGGGCGTGCATGCCGTCCAAGACGCTGCTCCGCAGCGGTGCGCTGCTGCGGGCGGCCCAGCGGGTCGGCGGCACCCGTGAGGCCGTGACCGGGCAGCTCGACGTGGCCGCCGTGTTCCGTCGGCGCGACTACATGACGAACGACTGGAACGACGACGGCCAGGTGGAGTGGCTGAACGGCGCCGGCATCGACCTGGTGCGCGGCCGCGGAGTGATCACGGCCCCGCGCGAGGTGACGGTCACGGCCGACGACGGCTCGGTGACCGTCCTCACGGCGAAGCACGCGGTGGCCGTCTGCACGGGGTCGGCGCCGCTCCTCCCCGACATCCCCGGTCTGCGCGAGAGCGAGCCGTGGGGCAGCCGCGAGGCGACGAGCGCCGAGCGGGCACCGGAATCGCTGACGATCCTCGGCGGCGGCGTGGTCGCGACCGAGATGGCGACCGCGTACGCGGGATTCGGCACGCAGGTGCACCTGGTGGCCCGCAGCGGGCTGCTCGGCGGCGAGGAGCCGTTCGCCGGCGAGCTGGTGGCGGAGTCCCTCCGCGAGCTGGGGGCGTCCCTCCATCTCGATTCGGGCGTGGAGGCGGTCGCCCGGACCGAGGAGTCCCACTTCCGCGTGACCCTCAGCGATGGGCAGGAGCTCGTGACCGAGCAGTTCCTGGTCGCGACCGGGCGTGTGCCGCACACCATCGATCTCGGACTAGAGGCGTTCGGCCTCGAGGGCGGCGCCTGGCTCGACGTCGACGACAGCATGCGCGTGCTGGGCGCGGACGGCGAGCCCGTCGACGGCGGCTGGCTGTACGGCGTCGGCGACGTCAATCACCGTGCGCTGCTGACCCACCAGGGCAAGTACCAGGCGCGCGCAGCGGGCGACGCGATCGCCGCGAGGGCGAAGGGCCATGAGGTGTCGCTCGAGCCGTGGGGCGCCTTCGTCGCGACGGCCGACCATCAGGCGGTGCCGCAGGTGACGTTCACCGATCCCGAGGTCGCGTCGGTCGGCCTCACGGCGGCCCGCGCCGAGAAGGCGGGATACCGCATCCGCGTCGTCGACTACGAGATCGGCTCGGTCAGCGGCGCCTACGTCGTCGCCGACAACTACAAGGGCACGGCGCGGATGGTGGTGGACGAGGACCGCGGGGTGGTTCTGGGCGCGACGTTCGTCGGGCAGGATGTGGCGGAGCTCCTCCATTCCGCGACCGTGGCGGTCGTGGGCGAGGTGCCGCTCACCCGCCTGTGGCACGCGGTGCCGTCGTACCCGACGGTCAGCGAGGTGTGGCTGCGCCTGCTCGAGACCTACGGCCGGCCCGAGAAGTGA
- a CDS encoding crotonase/enoyl-CoA hydratase family protein, whose amino-acid sequence MTSAKIRTERRGHVLLIGLHRPEKRNAADYELLTQFADAYGELERDPSLRVGLVHAVGDHFTAGLDLADLGPRIGADGLSFVGPDGVDPWQVSGPPLTKPVVVAVQGTCLTLGIELILASDVAVAARSTRFGQIEVSRGILPFGGATLRFPRAVGWGNAMRYILTGDLFDAQEAYRIGLVQEVVNDGEQFDRALAIAERIAAQAPLAVQAALANAKRAVRDGDDAAAADLQPALVRLAGSEDARIGMEAFLTRTEAEFVGR is encoded by the coding sequence ATGACCTCAGCCAAGATCCGCACCGAGCGCCGCGGGCACGTCCTGCTCATCGGTCTCCACCGTCCCGAGAAGCGCAACGCCGCCGACTACGAGCTGCTGACGCAGTTCGCCGACGCGTACGGCGAGCTCGAACGCGACCCGTCGCTCCGGGTCGGGCTGGTCCATGCGGTGGGCGACCACTTCACCGCAGGGCTCGACCTGGCCGACCTCGGGCCGCGCATCGGCGCCGACGGGCTGTCGTTCGTCGGGCCGGACGGCGTCGACCCCTGGCAGGTGTCGGGGCCGCCGCTCACCAAGCCGGTGGTGGTGGCCGTGCAGGGCACCTGCCTGACGCTCGGCATCGAGCTGATCCTGGCCTCCGACGTGGCGGTGGCCGCACGGTCGACCCGGTTCGGGCAGATCGAGGTGTCGCGCGGCATCCTGCCGTTCGGCGGGGCCACGCTGCGATTCCCACGGGCGGTCGGCTGGGGCAACGCCATGCGGTACATCCTCACCGGCGACCTGTTCGACGCGCAGGAGGCGTACCGCATCGGCCTCGTGCAGGAGGTGGTGAACGACGGCGAGCAGTTCGACCGCGCGCTCGCCATCGCCGAGCGCATCGCCGCGCAGGCGCCGCTCGCCGTGCAGGCCGCGCTCGCCAACGCCAAGCGCGCGGTGCGCGACGGCGACGACGCGGCCGCCGCCGACCTCCAGCCCGCCCTCGTGCGACTCGCCGGCAGCGAGGACGCACGGATCGGCATGGAGGCGTTCCTCACCCGTACCGAGGCCGAGTTCGTCGGCCGTTGA